Sequence from the Rutidosis leptorrhynchoides isolate AG116_Rl617_1_P2 chromosome 3, CSIRO_AGI_Rlap_v1, whole genome shotgun sequence genome:
TTACTCCCTAACTTTAGAGAGTTGATCAAAAGTGTCAAAGATTTGGTGGTGAAAATTCCTGTGGGGTCTAGATTGTATTTCCAGGAGTCTTGTCTGTCGGATAAAGTTACGGAAGATATAATGTTGTTTAATTCCATGAGGTCGTTTGTAGCACGACCAGAAGGAGGCCTTGACCAATACCAATTACCAAATGAGGATTCGTTGCAATGTATAATTCTTTCAGCAATTGAAGCATCTTTATTTGTCTCAAGCATGTATAATCTGCGAAAAAGTGTGCAAAATCGTTCCGAACCGAACCATGTGTCATTCCAAAAATTGATGGAGGCGCCATTCCCGAGACATTTTGTGATGGATGAGGAGAATGAAGCACCTGTGCTGTCTGCAATTTTTCCAGCTTTAATAATTTCTTTCCAAACCGTGCGATCTGAAATATTCCTGCAAGAAACGTTAGATTCcaaccccccccccccaccccgtAGATACTGGAAATAATTTTTACCCAAAGTGCGTGtttctcatttttaaagcaccaccACCATTTACAAAGTAATGAGATGTTTTTACTAAAAAGAGAACCAACATTTAAACCACCTTTGTCATAGGGTAATAGAATTTGGTCCCATTTTATCCAATTTATTTTATTTTCAGTTGATGACCCACCCCAAAAAAATTTGCGTCTTTTAGATTCAAGGAGGCTAAGGATGGAGGAGGGAGCATGGAAGAGGGAGAAATAATAGAGTGGTATGCTGCTTAAGATAGATTTAATGAGTGTTAGTCGACCTCCGAAAGAGATCGATTTATCCACCCAGTCAGAAAGTCTTTTGTCGAACTTTTCGACAATTGGTTGCCAGGAGGAAGGGTGAGATGAAGGCACACCAATGGGAAGACCAAGGTAAGTGAAGGGAAAGGTGCCAGAAGAACAGCTAATATAATTGGCCATATCTTCGATCTCTTGGGGAGAAACACCGACACCGTATAGTTTGCTTTTTTGGAAGTTAACTTTGAGACGAGAGATTTTCTCGAAGCATTTGAGGAGTTTGGAAATGTGTTTAGCATTTCTTTTACTCCATTCTCCGAAAAAAATCGTGTCATCAGCGTACTGAAGATGAGTGACAGAGATATTGTCATTGCCAACATTGATTCCACGTAGATGACCACATGATAAGACCCGTTTTGTGAGGATGTTAAGGCCTCCGGCAACGATGATGAAAAGAAAAGGCGAGATTGGGTCACCTTGGCGAATACCTCTTTCGGGGTAGAATTCGTCAGTGGGAGAGCCATTGATTAAAACGGAGATAGATGAGGAAGAGAGACAAGCACGAATGAAGCTAATCCATTTATTGCCAAACCCCATGTAGTGCATGGTGTTAAATAAGAAGTCCCATTCGATACAGTCAAAAGCTTTTTCGAAGTCGACTTTGAAAATGAGACCTTTACGTTTTTTTCGTTTAAGTTCGTCTATGATTTCATTTGCGATTAGCACACTATCTAGGATGTTGCGACCTTTGAGGAAGGCTGATTGTTCAGCCCCAATGACCTTGTGGATGACTTTGGCAAGACGGTTAGAGAGGATTTT
This genomic interval carries:
- the LOC139899849 gene encoding uncharacterized protein; translated protein: MKFSKLDRFLVSDDIPKIWPNISSKTLDRDLSDHCPILLRNTYFNSGPKPIRVFNTWLDLKDADSIITRAWSIPMTGNRPDCIFRNKLKNVKLELKKHSAQLDNLDTQILDHLKNINEWEALAETRPLSESEKNNWLEDKFSHLDKEKKKANMLKQKSRIKWALEGDENSKYFHNFIKNEIWDAIHDCESSKAPGPDGFNMKFFKKYWELIKHDLIKALDWFWSNSEISKGCNASFFTLIPKKPNPIGLNEYRPICLIGSYYKILTKILSNRLAKVIHKVIGAEQSAFLKGRNILDSVLIANEIIDELKRKKRKGLIFKVDFEKAFDCIEWDFLFNTMHYMGFGNKWISFIRACLSSSSISVLINGSPTDEFYPERGIRQGDPISPFLFIIVAGGLNILTKRVLSCGHLRGINVGNDNISVTHLQYADDTIFFGEWSKRNAKHISKLLKCFEKISRLKVNFQKSKLYGVGVSPQEIEDMANYISCSSGTFPFTYLGLPIGVPSSHPSSWQPIVEKFDKRLSDWVDKSISFGDRTVWKEIIKAGKIADSTGASFSSSITKCLGNGASINFWNDTWFGSERFCTLFRRLYMLETNKDASIAERIIHCNESSFGNWYWSRPPSGRATNDLMELNNIISSVTLSDRQDSWKYNLDPTGIFTTKSLTLLINSLKLGSNALILSIPRNKLLPQKVYIFIWRAIQKKIPVRFEIDKRGIDLDSTFCPLCELDIETTEHILISCPKTALIWKLVLDWWAQDVSLISNLNDAIINNQPFALNNFGSTL